One Procambarus clarkii isolate CNS0578487 chromosome 15, FALCON_Pclarkii_2.0, whole genome shotgun sequence DNA segment encodes these proteins:
- the LOC138364990 gene encoding uncharacterized protein gives MYSSVANNGGTDTMYSSVANNGGTDTMYSSVANNGGTDTMYSSVANIGGTDTMYSSVANIGGTDTMYSSVANNGGTDTMYSSVANIGGTDTMYSSVANNGGTDTMYSSVANNGGTDTMYSSVANIGGTDTMYSSVANIGGTDTMYSSVANNGGTDTMYSSVANNGGTDTMYSSVANNVS, from the coding sequence ATGTACAGCAGTGTAGCTAACAATGGTGGTACAGATACCATGTACAGCAGTGTAGCTAACAATGGTGGTACAGATACCATGTACAGCAGTGTAGCTAACAATGGTGGTACAGATACCATGTACAGTAGTGTAGCTAACATTGGTGGTACAGATACCATGTACAGTAGTGTAGCTAACATTGGTGGTACAGATACCATGTACAGTAGTGTAGCTAACAATGGTGGTACAGATACCATGTACAGTAGTGTAGCTAACATTGGTGGTACAGATACCATGTACAGTAGTGTAGCTAACAATGGTGGTACAGATACCATGTACAGCAGTGTAGCTAACAATGGTGGTACAGATACCATGTACAGTAGTGTAGCTAACATTGGTGGTACAGATACCATGTACAGTAGTGTAGCTAACATTGGTGGTACAGATACCATGTACAGCAGTGTAGCTAACAATGGTGGTACAGATACCATGTACAGCAGTGTAGCTAACAATGGTGGTACAGATACCATGTACAGCAGTGTAGCTAACAATGTATCTTAA